A window of the Butyricimonas faecalis genome harbors these coding sequences:
- a CDS encoding FecR family protein — MKPHFAEDIWEKLLAVWRKDYRAGEEPDYREEQMRQLLKTMFMSRQALKLREKQEYDVHEAWQRVNKRTRAKGSRRMIRGWMKYAALFILFLGIVSLWRVYDNKEKPIVAAVQSDSILPGRLKAELILANGERIVLDSEARSKEMEALGIKLENDTVNGLLKYEAGAVDNSIGMKYNTLNVPKGGEYSLILPDGSRVWLNSETTLRFPVQFAGGKRVVYLSGEAYFQVKKDTSAAFHVCTKQQKITVLGTTFNVSAYENDRFTETTLIEGKVAVEGGAERVVMKPSEQYILDKRSGVGELKEVETEFYTSWIDGKFYFTSFTFEEIVKKLERWYDFTMIYEEDDIRQMRFSGVINKHRPIEEMLRFLEKTTDIHFKISGKNIVAGKN; from the coding sequence ATGAAACCTCATTTTGCAGAAGATATATGGGAAAAGCTACTTGCTGTATGGCGGAAAGACTATCGTGCTGGGGAGGAACCCGATTACCGGGAGGAGCAGATGCGGCAATTGCTGAAAACGATGTTCATGTCCAGGCAGGCTTTAAAGTTACGTGAAAAACAAGAGTATGACGTGCACGAAGCGTGGCAGCGGGTGAATAAACGGACGAGAGCTAAGGGCAGCCGAAGAATGATTCGCGGATGGATGAAATATGCCGCTTTGTTTATCCTGTTTTTGGGGATCGTCTCCTTGTGGAGAGTATATGATAACAAGGAAAAACCGATTGTGGCTGCTGTGCAGTCGGATTCCATTCTGCCGGGTAGATTGAAAGCAGAATTAATTTTAGCGAACGGAGAGAGAATCGTACTGGATTCGGAAGCTAGATCAAAAGAGATGGAAGCGTTGGGGATAAAGCTGGAGAATGATACCGTGAATGGATTGTTGAAGTACGAGGCCGGAGCGGTTGATAATTCAATTGGTATGAAATATAACACGTTGAACGTGCCTAAAGGTGGGGAGTATTCTTTGATATTACCTGACGGGTCAAGGGTTTGGTTAAATTCGGAAACGACTTTGCGGTTTCCCGTGCAATTTGCCGGGGGAAAAAGAGTGGTGTACTTGAGTGGCGAGGCTTATTTCCAGGTGAAGAAAGACACGAGTGCGGCTTTCCACGTCTGTACGAAACAGCAGAAGATAACCGTGTTGGGAACGACGTTTAACGTGAGTGCCTACGAGAACGACAGGTTCACGGAAACAACCTTAATCGAGGGGAAAGTAGCGGTAGAGGGGGGTGCGGAACGTGTGGTGATGAAGCCGTCCGAACAGTATATCCTGGATAAAAGAAGCGGAGTGGGGGAATTGAAAGAGGTGGAGACGGAGTTTTACACGTCGTGGATTGACGGGAAGTTCTATTTCACGTCTTTCACGTTTGAAGAGATCGTGAAGAAGTTGGAACGTTGGTATGATTTTACGATGATATACGAGGAGGATGATATTCGACAGATGCGGTTCTCCGGCGTGATTAACAAGCATCGCCCGATAGAGGAAATGTTACGTTTCCTGGAAAAGACGACAGATATTCATTTCAAGATTTCCGGGAAAAATATAGTGGCAGGTAAGAATTGA
- a CDS encoding DUF3413 domain-containing protein, which produces MIFDTSKSKVYTGKMNYLKRGFLFYACASCMLLVQFVIYLVNSNYWESLDFTGGLYYLIAALGQAFLFTLIPWVILYLPFTWWQKMRNVGTILFTCAIFLLNVLAYLNGIVFQLYKFHINGFVLDLAFGGGGSQVFVFNNTLILHGVLIGLLILLFTLAVVFIAYRYARYVTSKQVKIGIYLFLFSCIAPQLTHAYAAAANVNSIMEVSACLPQYYPLTANRLMLKLGVVKKEDLYVNNPDKGQGHSFVYPLYPLEKVDSVKPLNIIYLILDSWNFRTFTRECCPNIRAFGDRSAVFNRHLSSSNGTRGGIFGLFFGISATYWQDFERTGVQPLFIENLLERGYDIETFASATLVNPPFYRIIFGEVKDIRKETPGATPFDRDNKITEDFLNYLDERKEVNKPFFSFVFYDLLHAIDIPAPYRKKFQPSWDYANYLALNNNLDPEPFFNLYRNCAYYVDSLVGKVVNKLEANGLLDNSVIVITGDHGQEFNENKKNFWGHGSDFSNAQVHVPFILYYPGNTPGVYSHRTSHYDVTPTLMKQVLGVKNPAGDFSMGKDLFDPERPPFHLAGDPQNYAFIMDNVIYEKKVAGNIHVTDSSLNRLSRNQVNAGLLLEAIEFKNMFLKK; this is translated from the coding sequence ATGATATTTGATACTTCTAAATCAAAAGTTTACACCGGGAAAATGAATTATTTGAAGAGGGGTTTCTTGTTTTATGCCTGTGCCTCTTGCATGTTACTTGTTCAATTTGTGATTTATCTCGTGAATAGTAATTACTGGGAATCCTTGGATTTCACCGGAGGTCTTTATTATTTGATAGCGGCATTGGGGCAAGCTTTTCTTTTCACGTTGATTCCTTGGGTCATTTTATATCTTCCCTTCACGTGGTGGCAGAAAATGCGGAACGTGGGTACGATATTATTCACTTGTGCTATATTTTTATTGAACGTGCTGGCCTATTTGAACGGGATTGTTTTTCAGTTGTATAAATTTCATATCAACGGATTCGTGCTGGATCTGGCTTTTGGTGGGGGTGGGAGTCAGGTGTTCGTGTTTAACAACACGTTGATCCTGCATGGAGTACTTATCGGGTTACTTATCTTGCTGTTTACTTTGGCTGTTGTTTTTATTGCTTATCGATATGCCCGGTATGTTACTTCTAAACAGGTGAAAATAGGGATTTATCTTTTCTTGTTTTCTTGTATTGCTCCCCAATTAACTCATGCTTATGCCGCGGCTGCCAACGTGAACTCGATCATGGAAGTATCGGCTTGTTTGCCACAATACTATCCTTTGACGGCCAACCGATTGATGTTGAAGTTGGGGGTGGTCAAAAAGGAGGACTTGTATGTAAATAACCCGGATAAAGGGCAGGGGCATAGTTTCGTGTACCCTCTTTATCCTCTGGAAAAAGTGGATAGCGTGAAACCGTTGAATATAATCTATCTTATTTTGGATTCATGGAATTTCAGAACCTTTACCCGGGAATGCTGTCCCAACATCCGGGCTTTTGGCGATCGTTCTGCGGTATTCAATCGTCATTTGAGTTCCAGTAATGGCACACGAGGTGGGATATTCGGTTTGTTTTTCGGTATTTCCGCAACCTACTGGCAAGATTTTGAACGTACGGGAGTACAGCCTTTATTTATCGAGAATTTATTGGAAAGAGGATATGATATAGAAACATTCGCCAGTGCAACTCTCGTGAATCCTCCTTTTTATCGCATCATCTTCGGGGAGGTGAAAGATATTCGCAAAGAAACACCGGGAGCCACTCCTTTTGATCGGGATAACAAGATCACGGAAGACTTTCTGAATTACTTGGATGAACGGAAAGAGGTAAATAAACCGTTCTTTTCTTTCGTATTTTATGATTTGCTGCACGCGATAGACATTCCGGCTCCTTATCGTAAGAAATTTCAGCCTTCGTGGGATTATGCCAATTATCTGGCTTTGAATAATAACCTGGATCCAGAACCGTTCTTTAACTTGTACCGTAATTGCGCCTATTACGTGGATTCTCTTGTGGGAAAAGTGGTGAATAAATTGGAGGCGAACGGGTTGTTAGATAATTCCGTGATTGTTATTACCGGGGATCACGGGCAGGAATTTAACGAGAATAAGAAGAACTTTTGGGGCCATGGAAGTGATTTCTCGAATGCACAAGTGCATGTTCCGTTTATCCTGTATTATCCGGGAAACACTCCCGGAGTGTATTCGCATAGAACATCTCATTACGATGTGACGCCGACTTTAATGAAACAAGTGCTGGGAGTAAAGAATCCAGCGGGGGACTTTTCTATGGGAAAAGATTTATTTGATCCCGAGCGGCCGCCTTTTCATCTGGCCGGAGACCCGCAAAACTATGCTTTTATCATGGACAACGTGATCTACGAAAAAAAGGTAGCCGGGAATATACACGTGACGGATTCTTCGTTAAATCGTCTTTCTAGAAATCAGGTAAATGCCGGGTTACTGCTTGAAGCGATAGAATTTAAGAATATGTTTTTAAAGAAATAA
- a CDS encoding RagB/SusD family nutrient uptake outer membrane protein, giving the protein MKNKYLSIIIAVLVGMFLTACESYLEEMPQNKLKPSTTDDYAQLLNKGYVTGQVVPYLDILSDDVDLIAADHVMPGTDNGDVYISAYMWQDHHEASMLDGDKAFEKFYESIFYCNVVIENIDKASGVELNEVNVERTRKNIKGEAYALRAYSYFYLVNLYAVPYNPETCTTDPGMPITKSTSAEDKAYTRNTVKEVYDLIVDDLLEGIKLMEANPIKKEAKLKFDALSAKALLARVYLYMQDWDNAIKYAEEVIKENPAIFNLYEAGMKLNMENNSGTGWNATNIWGKDYLSKDNDNVIFVNGINELMPAMSYWLFITTFSVNKDLARQFETGDVRRFYFMQTYSRDTYAGYRTKLSYAKNRYIGLTYTMQDSRESGYTRVIRIEEMYLILAEAYAHKTDGMKKAVDYLNTLRVEKFREGEYTPLKVEDFNQNTLLEFVMKERRLELCFEGHRWFDLRRTTRPAMERVGYNNETARLEKNDPRYVLQIPKRELSVNPAIGSNPR; this is encoded by the coding sequence ATGAAAAATAAATATTTATCTATTATTATAGCGGTTTTAGTCGGAATGTTTCTGACGGCTTGCGAGTCTTACCTGGAAGAAATGCCACAGAATAAATTGAAGCCTTCTACCACGGATGATTATGCCCAGTTACTGAATAAAGGGTATGTTACGGGGCAGGTTGTTCCTTACTTGGATATTCTTTCGGATGATGTTGATCTGATCGCAGCGGACCATGTTATGCCCGGTACGGATAATGGTGACGTGTATATTTCTGCCTATATGTGGCAAGATCATCACGAAGCTTCTATGCTTGACGGGGATAAAGCTTTTGAGAAGTTTTACGAAAGTATATTTTATTGTAATGTCGTGATAGAAAATATAGATAAGGCTTCCGGAGTCGAGCTTAACGAGGTGAACGTGGAACGTACCCGTAAGAATATCAAAGGGGAAGCTTACGCATTGAGAGCCTATTCTTATTTCTACTTGGTAAACTTGTATGCTGTTCCTTATAACCCGGAAACTTGTACCACGGATCCAGGGATGCCAATAACGAAGAGTACTTCCGCGGAAGATAAGGCGTATACTCGGAACACGGTGAAAGAGGTGTATGATCTAATCGTTGACGATTTACTTGAAGGGATTAAATTGATGGAGGCCAACCCGATAAAGAAAGAGGCAAAGTTAAAATTCGATGCCTTATCGGCCAAAGCATTACTGGCACGGGTATATCTTTACATGCAGGATTGGGATAACGCTATAAAATATGCAGAAGAGGTGATTAAAGAAAATCCGGCAATATTTAATCTTTACGAGGCCGGGATGAAGCTTAACATGGAAAATAATTCGGGAACAGGCTGGAATGCCACGAATATCTGGGGCAAGGATTATCTGTCAAAAGACAATGATAACGTAATTTTCGTGAATGGAATTAACGAATTGATGCCAGCAATGAGTTATTGGTTGTTTATTACCACGTTTAGCGTGAATAAAGATTTGGCTCGTCAATTTGAGACAGGAGATGTTCGGCGTTTTTATTTCATGCAAACTTATTCTAGGGATACGTATGCAGGTTATAGAACGAAATTGAGTTATGCTAAAAACCGTTATATTGGACTGACATATACCATGCAAGATAGTAGGGAGAGTGGATATACTCGGGTGATTCGGATCGAGGAAATGTACTTGATATTGGCGGAAGCTTATGCGCATAAAACTGATGGAATGAAAAAAGCCGTTGACTATCTGAACACGTTGCGGGTGGAAAAATTCAGGGAAGGAGAATATACCCCGTTGAAAGTTGAAGATTTTAACCAGAATACCCTCTTGGAATTTGTAATGAAAGAGCGTCGTCTGGAGTTGTGTTTTGAGGGGCATCGTTGGTTTGATTTACGTCGCACGACCCGTCCTGCCATGGAACGTGTGGGCTATAATAACGAGACGGCCCGGTTAGAAAAGAATGATCCGCGGTATGTGTTGCAAATTCCTAAGAGAGAATTGAGTGTTAATCCTGCAATTGGTAGTAATCCCCGTTAA
- a CDS encoding SusC/RagA family TonB-linked outer membrane protein → MDTRCQVTLSTRKMSVQDLLEEVLKGNYSYEFVGKTIIIRPVKQSDKKIVIQGTVKDQQGGSLPGVTVLVKGSTIGVSTDGNGKFRLEVASADSLVLVFSFVGMETKEVAYWGETELNVVMKEKDAKLDEVVVTGYQQIEKRQLTSAVSSVKTEDLNMIGATSIEQMLQGQLAGLSVINISAAPGAAPKIRVRGTATITGNADPLWVLDGVMLENSVPISVAELNSPDVMNMFNSAIGGINPSDIESITVLKDASATAIYGTRAANGVIVVTTKKGKRDGGFNISYQHTSSVSLRPSYDDFDLLNSQERVELTQQCYDDGLRVSGVVGMENLMQQYGLGNLSLEEYKQKVRELETRNTDWFKILFRNAYTQTHNLSISGGTEKMDYYVSMSYNGEQGADKISEYKNYGGLAKMNAELFKGVRLGTTLQVGRRDRESYHTSIDPFMYAVRTSRTIPLYDENGDYFFYKKSVGGYYLFNILFEQENTKRESTQTDLKGIVNLTVNLYKGLKYNGLFSYSSSHSASIDYAKEQSAYVANLRGYDFGNPTEEELAETPLPFGGVYNETDYEQRTSLIRNGLEYKGHIGDDLSIDGMLGQEFRTTKYRGLTTQNYGYMHDRGNIFYEPSLGESTGHLFRNMVIRNVPERSYISYYGVLSAMYKDRYVINGNIRFDGSNLFGSNPKYRYLPLWSVSAKWIVSNENFLAGVSMLNDLAIRASYGLRGNIVEDSSPQIIASALPPNKFNDLLEMKIDQAPNPDLKWETTSSLNVGLELSMLNNRLSVDVDYYRDASRDLIASKDVSAVTGFLNKYVNYANVKNQGVDIAVSGYIIRSKQVSWMSSLNLGYVKNKVTKSNITPQAQNLVKSVYTPGEVYLGKPVNGMFSYRFAELDADGMPLFYDQDNNKLNAGDTELPTAVFSNIENLKYEGTRDPILTGGFNNVIKYKEFTLSFLFSFGLKNVIRLPEYAYNSSPSDDQNANRRIMERWRKPGDEATKVIPCLSGGSGYFTTADGTYYTTGLFNQSQVTVVPGDYLRLRNVMLEYRLPRQLVQKIVIGGCSLGGISLKLQAQNLFVLADRRLKGYDPETINYTTTAYGSQPLPTSFTLGLNVNF, encoded by the coding sequence TTGGATACGCGATGTCAGGTGACGTTATCTACCCGTAAAATGAGTGTGCAGGATTTGCTGGAAGAGGTGTTGAAAGGAAACTACAGTTATGAATTTGTAGGGAAAACGATTATTATTCGACCTGTAAAGCAGTCCGATAAGAAGATCGTGATACAAGGCACGGTGAAAGATCAGCAGGGAGGTTCCTTGCCGGGCGTGACTGTTCTCGTGAAAGGTTCGACAATAGGTGTGTCGACGGACGGGAATGGAAAGTTTAGGTTAGAAGTCGCCTCGGCAGATAGTTTGGTGCTGGTATTTTCTTTTGTCGGGATGGAAACAAAGGAGGTGGCCTACTGGGGTGAGACGGAATTAAATGTCGTTATGAAAGAGAAAGATGCGAAGCTGGATGAAGTGGTGGTTACCGGTTACCAGCAAATCGAAAAGCGTCAGTTGACGAGTGCCGTGTCGAGCGTGAAGACGGAAGATTTGAACATGATTGGGGCCACGAGTATTGAACAGATGTTGCAGGGACAACTGGCGGGGCTTTCCGTGATAAATATTTCGGCAGCACCGGGAGCGGCTCCCAAGATCAGGGTGCGGGGAACGGCCACAATTACCGGGAATGCTGATCCATTATGGGTGCTGGACGGTGTGATGCTTGAAAATTCGGTTCCTATTTCCGTGGCCGAGTTGAACAGTCCCGACGTGATGAATATGTTCAATTCTGCTATTGGCGGTATAAATCCGAGCGACATTGAAAGTATTACCGTGTTGAAAGATGCTTCCGCCACGGCTATTTACGGGACGAGAGCTGCCAATGGAGTGATCGTGGTAACGACGAAAAAAGGGAAGCGGGATGGCGGATTCAATATTTCATATCAACATACCTCCAGCGTGAGTTTACGTCCCTCTTATGATGATTTCGATCTTTTGAATTCACAGGAAAGGGTGGAGCTTACACAACAATGTTATGATGACGGGTTGAGGGTGAGTGGTGTTGTGGGAATGGAGAATTTGATGCAACAATACGGGTTGGGTAATTTAAGTTTGGAGGAGTACAAGCAAAAAGTTCGAGAACTGGAAACACGAAATACGGATTGGTTTAAAATATTATTCCGTAATGCCTATACACAGACACATAATTTAAGTATTTCCGGGGGGACGGAAAAGATGGATTATTACGTGTCGATGAGCTATAATGGAGAACAGGGTGCGGATAAAATCAGCGAGTATAAAAATTATGGGGGATTGGCAAAGATGAATGCCGAACTGTTTAAAGGTGTACGGTTAGGGACGACGCTACAGGTCGGACGACGGGATCGGGAGAGTTATCACACGAGTATTGATCCTTTTATGTATGCTGTACGAACTTCCAGAACAATTCCTTTGTATGATGAAAACGGGGATTATTTCTTCTATAAAAAGAGTGTTGGCGGGTATTATTTGTTCAATATTTTATTTGAACAGGAAAATACCAAGCGGGAATCTACCCAGACAGATTTGAAGGGGATAGTCAATTTGACCGTGAATTTGTATAAAGGATTGAAATATAACGGATTGTTTAGTTATTCATCGTCTCATTCTGCCAGCATTGATTACGCTAAAGAGCAAAGTGCTTACGTGGCTAATTTACGAGGGTATGATTTTGGAAATCCTACCGAGGAGGAATTGGCTGAAACCCCTCTACCGTTTGGGGGCGTGTATAACGAAACGGATTACGAGCAACGGACTTCGTTGATTCGGAATGGTTTGGAGTACAAGGGACATATCGGGGATGATCTTTCTATAGACGGGATGCTAGGGCAGGAATTCAGGACGACAAAGTACAGAGGGCTGACGACTCAAAATTACGGGTACATGCACGACCGGGGGAATATTTTTTATGAGCCTTCTTTGGGCGAGTCCACAGGACATTTGTTTCGAAACATGGTTATCCGCAATGTACCGGAACGTTCGTATATTTCTTATTACGGGGTTTTATCCGCCATGTACAAAGATCGTTACGTGATTAATGGAAATATCCGGTTTGACGGTTCGAATCTGTTCGGCTCTAATCCGAAATATCGTTATCTGCCTTTATGGTCTGTTTCCGCTAAATGGATTGTAAGTAACGAGAATTTTCTTGCAGGTGTGAGTATGTTAAATGATTTGGCTATTCGGGCTTCTTACGGGCTACGCGGGAATATCGTGGAAGATAGTTCTCCCCAGATTATCGCTTCGGCTTTGCCACCGAATAAATTTAATGATTTACTCGAAATGAAAATAGATCAAGCCCCTAACCCGGATTTGAAATGGGAAACAACTTCTTCTCTGAATGTTGGGTTGGAATTGAGTATGTTGAATAATCGTTTGTCCGTGGATGTAGATTACTACCGGGATGCCAGCCGGGATTTGATTGCTTCTAAAGACGTGTCGGCCGTAACGGGATTTTTGAACAAGTACGTGAATTATGCCAACGTGAAGAATCAGGGTGTGGATATTGCCGTGTCGGGGTATATCATTCGTTCAAAACAGGTGTCCTGGATGTCTTCCTTGAATTTGGGATACGTGAAAAACAAGGTGACGAAATCGAATATAACACCTCAAGCACAGAATTTGGTGAAAAGTGTTTATACCCCGGGAGAAGTATATTTGGGCAAACCGGTTAACGGTATGTTTTCTTATCGTTTCGCAGAGTTGGATGCGGACGGGATGCCTTTATTCTATGATCAGGATAATAACAAGTTAAATGCGGGTGACACGGAGTTGCCGACGGCTGTATTTAGTAATATCGAAAACTTGAAATATGAAGGTACCCGTGATCCGATTTTAACGGGAGGTTTTAATAACGTGATTAAATACAAGGAATTTACTCTCTCTTTCTTGTTTTCTTTCGGTTTAAAGAATGTGATTCGTTTACCGGAATATGCCTATAATAGCTCTCCTTCTGACGATCAGAATGCCAATAGACGGATTATGGAACGCTGGCGGAAACCGGGCGATGAGGCTACAAAAGTGATTCCTTGTCTTTCCGGGGGGAGTGGATATTTTACAACGGCTGATGGTACGTACTACACGACCGGACTTTTTAATCAAAGTCAGGTGACCGTGGTTCCGGGTGATTATCTTCGTTTGCGGAATGTTATGTTGGAGTATCGTTTACCTCGGCAACTGGTACAAAAAATAGTAATTGGCGGGTGCTCGCTGGGAGGAATATCTTTAAAGTTGCAGGCTCAAAACCTGTTTGTCCTTGCAGATAGGCGTTTGAAAGGATATGATCCGGAAACGATTAATTATACCACGACGGCTTATGGTTCACAACCGCTGCCAACTAGTTTTACTTTAGGTTTGAATGTTAATTTCTAA
- the glyA gene encoding serine hydroxymethyltransferase, which translates to MKRDTQIFDLIDKECHRQKEGLELIASENFVSEQVMQAMGSCLTNKYAEGYPGARYYGGCQIVDQTEQLAIDRACQLFGAEFANVQPHSGAQANAAVFFACMKPGDTFLGLDLAHGGHLSHGSPVNLSGINYHPVAYHVKEETGMVDYDEMERLALEHKPKLIVSGASAYSRDWDYKRMREIADKVGALLMCDMSHPAGLIAKGLLNNPMEYCHIVTTTTHKTLRGPRGGMILLPKDFPNPWGLKTPKGEIKMMSQVINFAVFPGQQGGPLEHVIAAKAVAFGEALSDEYTEYAKQMLANARAMAKAFVEKGYKVVSGGTDNHSMLIDLRTKFPELTGKKAENTLVKADITINKNMVPFDTRTPFSTSGLRVGTPAITTRGLKEEHMPVIVDMIDRVLSAPDDETVIAQVKKEVNAMMSDRPMFAW; encoded by the coding sequence ATGAAAAGAGACACTCAAATTTTCGACTTGATTGACAAAGAATGTCATCGTCAAAAAGAAGGACTTGAATTAATCGCTTCAGAAAATTTCGTGAGCGAGCAAGTAATGCAGGCCATGGGATCTTGCCTGACCAATAAATATGCAGAGGGATACCCCGGAGCCCGTTATTACGGCGGTTGTCAAATTGTTGACCAAACGGAACAACTGGCTATCGATCGGGCATGCCAATTATTCGGTGCAGAATTCGCTAACGTGCAACCGCACTCCGGAGCACAAGCCAACGCTGCCGTATTTTTCGCTTGCATGAAACCCGGTGATACTTTCTTAGGTCTAGACCTGGCTCATGGCGGTCACCTTTCACACGGATCACCCGTGAATCTTTCCGGTATCAACTACCACCCGGTAGCTTACCACGTGAAAGAAGAGACCGGAATGGTTGATTACGACGAGATGGAACGGTTGGCTTTGGAACACAAACCGAAATTAATCGTATCCGGTGCTTCCGCTTATTCTCGTGATTGGGATTACAAACGTATGCGGGAAATCGCTGATAAAGTAGGTGCTTTGTTAATGTGCGATATGTCTCACCCTGCCGGTTTGATTGCCAAAGGTTTATTGAACAACCCGATGGAATATTGCCACATCGTGACCACGACTACCCACAAAACACTTCGCGGACCTCGTGGTGGTATGATCCTTCTTCCGAAAGATTTCCCGAATCCTTGGGGATTAAAAACTCCGAAGGGAGAGATCAAGATGATGTCACAAGTGATCAACTTTGCCGTATTCCCGGGCCAACAAGGTGGACCGCTTGAACACGTGATCGCTGCTAAAGCTGTTGCTTTCGGAGAGGCATTATCCGACGAGTACACGGAATATGCAAAACAAATGTTGGCTAACGCCAGAGCTATGGCGAAAGCATTCGTGGAAAAAGGTTATAAAGTTGTTTCCGGTGGTACTGATAACCACTCCATGTTGATCGACTTGAGAACCAAATTCCCGGAATTAACCGGAAAGAAAGCTGAAAACACGCTTGTTAAAGCTGACATCACGATCAACAAGAACATGGTTCCGTTTGATACCCGTACCCCGTTCTCCACGTCAGGTCTTCGTGTTGGAACTCCGGCAATCACTACCCGTGGTTTGAAGGAAGAGCACATGCCTGTCATCGTGGACATGATCGACAGAGTATTGAGTGCCCCGGACGATGAAACCGTAATTGCACAAGTAAAGAAAGAGGTAAATGCCATGATGAGCGACAGACCGATGTTTGCTTGGTAA
- a CDS encoding TlpA disulfide reductase family protein, with protein sequence MKLLLLLGILFCGVACNQVKTYTIEGHIPGAADGVVVRLADLGYYPEVILDSTIIKGEKFVLKGKQPLIYPKYCKLIIDKTPQETDGFKKQLKAYSFFVDNSRIRFECQIDSMPSYYWEPVSKEHNVTLSGSPTQDLYNQYQGSVRELTKRSADLWNKYLEVYHCPAIDGIFNTEEGMQIVREREAVTEQINQATLEFIRNNKASVVGIFVANWMLNRRKSDMTVSEIKAVVDNFDSSVQESELMDGLRETAERMYCTAKGVKYHDIELTDLKGEKVKLSEFVKPGVYNMLEFWASWCGPCRGEIPHLRHLYQSGGKDNLNMISISIDERDADWKKAVQEENMEWIQLCDQKGFKGGVRSVYQVNGVPFCLILDPEGKIVRGGVRGAELDVVVKDLLGDKIKL encoded by the coding sequence ATGAAACTATTATTACTTTTAGGAATTCTTTTTTGTGGAGTAGCTTGTAATCAAGTGAAGACATACACGATTGAAGGTCATATACCGGGAGCGGCTGATGGTGTGGTTGTGCGTTTAGCAGATTTGGGATATTATCCTGAAGTTATCTTGGATTCTACTATCATTAAAGGGGAGAAGTTTGTGTTGAAAGGGAAACAGCCTTTGATTTATCCAAAATATTGTAAGTTGATAATTGATAAGACTCCACAAGAGACAGATGGATTTAAGAAACAGTTGAAAGCTTACTCTTTTTTCGTTGATAACTCTCGAATAAGATTTGAATGCCAGATTGATAGTATGCCGAGTTATTATTGGGAACCGGTGAGTAAAGAGCATAACGTGACACTCTCGGGATCTCCGACTCAGGATTTATATAATCAATACCAGGGATCTGTCAGAGAATTAACAAAGCGAAGTGCCGATTTGTGGAATAAGTATTTGGAAGTGTATCATTGTCCGGCGATTGACGGAATATTTAACACAGAAGAAGGTATGCAAATTGTTCGGGAACGTGAAGCGGTCACGGAACAAATAAATCAAGCGACATTAGAATTTATTCGGAATAATAAGGCTTCCGTGGTAGGAATTTTTGTTGCCAATTGGATGCTTAACAGGAGGAAAAGTGATATGACTGTATCCGAAATTAAAGCTGTGGTAGATAATTTCGATTCTTCCGTGCAGGAATCAGAGCTGATGGACGGACTTCGAGAAACTGCGGAACGGATGTACTGTACGGCTAAAGGAGTTAAATACCATGATATTGAATTGACGGATCTGAAAGGAGAAAAAGTTAAGTTGTCCGAATTTGTGAAGCCGGGAGTGTACAATATGTTGGAATTTTGGGCATCCTGGTGTGGTCCTTGTCGTGGTGAGATTCCTCATTTACGGCATTTATACCAGTCGGGAGGTAAGGACAATTTGAACATGATTAGCATTTCTATTGATGAAAGGGATGCGGATTGGAAAAAAGCTGTTCAGGAAGAAAACATGGAATGGATACAATTATGTGATCAAAAGGGATTTAAAGGAGGGGTACGTTCCGTCTATCAAGTGAATGGTGTACCTTTCTGTTTGATACTGGACCCGGAGGGAAAGATCGTGCGTGGTGGCGTACGTGGGGCAGAATTGGATGTGGTTGTTAAAGATTTGCTGGGTGATAAAATAAAACTCTAA